In Brevibacillus brevis, a genomic segment contains:
- a CDS encoding DUF3626 domain-containing protein, with protein MSDTNRSAEGSVLTSAQTRALAHVQSTAEQHRQQMRKKSEHILAKAGATFVTVDDLLSMVTRHARITLNFHPDRLLPSGVTVVEGLLADGVYQSQFITAVSNGSPTAFPGGDRDCWEEKLFGGSYQSSRVQASERPKYGALNLMDYADGASPRFGSCYIRLRPHTLGRCTFTFGDSHTGPEHVGTIGCFEPVLEALLDSVAQSGEALGTPNMDVPSLVERLQLAAPAER; from the coding sequence ATGAGTGATACGAATCGTTCTGCGGAAGGATCTGTGTTGACCTCTGCCCAGACCCGGGCACTGGCCCATGTGCAGTCAACAGCAGAGCAGCACCGACAGCAAATGCGGAAGAAGTCCGAACATATTCTGGCGAAAGCCGGCGCGACATTCGTTACCGTGGATGATCTGCTCTCCATGGTCACCCGGCACGCCCGGATCACGCTCAACTTCCATCCCGATCGGCTGCTCCCCTCGGGCGTCACCGTCGTGGAAGGACTTCTCGCTGATGGCGTCTACCAAAGCCAGTTTATAACCGCTGTCTCAAACGGCAGCCCCACTGCCTTTCCAGGTGGAGACCGCGACTGCTGGGAAGAAAAACTGTTCGGGGGCAGCTACCAGTCGTCCCGCGTACAAGCCTCGGAACGTCCCAAATACGGAGCGCTCAATCTTATGGACTATGCGGACGGCGCCTCCCCTCGCTTCGGCTCCTGCTACATTCGGCTGCGGCCGCATACACTCGGACGTTGTACATTCACGTTTGGCGACAGCCATACCGGTCCCGAGCATGTCGGCACGATCGGCTGCTTCGAGCCTGTGCTTGAGGCATTGCTCGACAGCGTCGCTCAAAGCGGCGAAGCACTCGGAACGCCGAACATGGATGTCCCTTCCTTGGTAGAGCGATTGCAGCTTGCAGCGCCTGCCGAACGCTGA
- a CDS encoding DUF3626 domain-containing protein, giving the protein MQRLPNAEKEAAPPILGRALDDYVEAQIHGPIDLSTDVEALVADPSFHHTETGLQLQRLCQRHSIPLLWHPGFHMSATAVTDDFRGPAMPPLAQRVTQQFATSPGRLDAAAIGRAAADLHRYPDRWQDWGTQVLTWQHLKQLWHVLVKYGDPFSTFGLD; this is encoded by the coding sequence TTGCAGCGCCTGCCGAACGCTGAAAAGGAAGCGGCTCCACCTATTCTCGGTCGCGCCCTCGATGACTATGTAGAAGCACAAATCCACGGTCCCATCGACCTGTCCACGGACGTCGAAGCGCTCGTAGCGGATCCGTCCTTTCATCACACGGAAACGGGACTGCAGCTTCAAAGGCTGTGCCAGCGGCATTCCATTCCGCTCCTCTGGCATCCCGGCTTTCACATGTCGGCGACGGCCGTGACAGACGACTTCCGCGGACCAGCCATGCCTCCTCTCGCCCAAAGAGTGACACAGCAGTTTGCGACATCTCCCGGCAGACTGGATGCGGCCGCAATCGGCAGAGCTGCTGCGGATCTGCACCGCTACCCGGACCGCTGGCAAGATTGGGGGACCCAGGTCTTGACATGGCAGCATCTCAAGCAGCTGTGGCATGTTCTCGTCAAGTACGGGGATCCCTTTTCCACTTTCGGATTGGATTGA
- a CDS encoding DUF6282 family protein, with the protein MLGIKGAIDIHVHSSPSIFPRSVDDFELAEQARAAGMRAIVLKAHEESTVSRAKIVTKFVPGIEVYGSLVLNEYVGGLNPYAVDMAIQQGAKIIWMPTGSAKHHLDYYGGKSDYKEQKSSIRLLPQKGITIFSDDGQVLPVVYEIVDLIKGTGAVLATGHLSPRETKALVQIASERGVEKILVAHPDLKINKMELSLQLELVQLGAYVEKSMLTLMPNWQSIQPDELVYGMRKLGFDRCVLQTDFGQVNHPTPTEGYSQFVQLLFDHGLTEEEIRKMACEVPAELLSL; encoded by the coding sequence ATGTTAGGTATCAAGGGTGCCATCGACATTCACGTTCATTCCAGTCCCAGCATTTTTCCCAGGTCCGTCGACGACTTCGAGCTCGCCGAGCAGGCGCGCGCTGCCGGTATGAGAGCCATCGTCCTCAAAGCACACGAGGAATCCACCGTATCGAGAGCAAAGATCGTGACGAAATTCGTTCCGGGCATCGAGGTCTACGGTTCACTCGTCCTGAACGAGTACGTCGGCGGTTTGAATCCGTATGCCGTAGACATGGCGATCCAGCAAGGCGCCAAAATCATCTGGATGCCGACTGGCTCCGCCAAGCATCACCTGGATTACTATGGAGGAAAAAGTGATTACAAGGAACAAAAATCGTCCATCCGCCTCCTCCCGCAAAAGGGGATCACCATCTTTTCCGATGACGGACAAGTCCTTCCCGTCGTGTACGAAATCGTCGACTTGATCAAAGGCACCGGCGCCGTTCTCGCTACGGGTCACCTGTCTCCCCGGGAGACGAAGGCGCTCGTCCAGATCGCGTCTGAACGCGGTGTCGAGAAGATTTTGGTCGCCCATCCCGATTTGAAAATCAACAAGATGGAGCTCTCCCTTCAACTGGAGCTGGTGCAGTTGGGAGCGTACGTCGAAAAGTCGATGCTGACGCTCATGCCGAACTGGCAGTCGATCCAGCCGGATGAACTCGTCTACGGAATGCGAAAGCTCGGTTTCGACCGCTGTGTCCTCCAGACGGATTTCGGGCAAGTCAATCATCCGACGCCGACCGAAGGGTACTCGCAGTTCGTTCAACTGTTGTTTGATCACGGCTTAACGGAAGAAGAAATCAGGAAAATGGCTTGCGAGGTTCCCGCCGAGCTGTTGTCTCTGTAA
- a CDS encoding SDR family oxidoreductase — protein sequence MMRLESQIAVITGVSHERGIGAAIARTFAKEGADVFFTHWQAGSDWESRFRQEITGYGVRCAGMEIDLSDARAPFRLLDEAAARLGVPTILVNNAAYSTRDGFEALDAETLDAHYFVNVRAACLLSVEFARRLQRSGKTNGRIINLTSGQAQGPMPGELAYVASKGAISAFTLTLSVELAPHGITVNAINPGPTDTGWMWPELEKALLPKFLLGRIGQPEDAARLALFLASDEGKWITGQVINSEGGFYRS from the coding sequence ATGATGAGACTGGAAAGCCAGATCGCGGTCATCACCGGCGTCAGCCACGAAAGAGGCATCGGGGCAGCGATCGCACGGACTTTTGCCAAGGAAGGGGCCGATGTCTTTTTCACGCATTGGCAAGCCGGATCGGACTGGGAAAGCCGCTTCCGGCAGGAAATCACGGGGTATGGCGTTCGTTGCGCAGGCATGGAAATCGACTTGTCGGATGCCCGCGCTCCGTTTCGATTGCTGGACGAGGCTGCCGCTCGATTGGGAGTGCCGACGATCCTCGTAAACAACGCGGCCTACTCGACCCGCGACGGTTTTGAAGCCTTGGACGCCGAGACGCTGGACGCGCATTATTTCGTCAATGTCCGGGCCGCCTGCTTGCTCAGCGTCGAATTCGCCCGCCGGCTGCAGCGCAGCGGCAAGACAAACGGGAGAATTATCAATCTGACATCCGGTCAAGCCCAAGGGCCCATGCCGGGGGAGCTGGCTTACGTGGCGAGCAAGGGAGCGATTTCCGCCTTTACCCTCACCTTGTCCGTTGAGCTCGCGCCTCATGGCATCACCGTGAACGCCATCAATCCGGGGCCGACCGATACGGGATGGATGTGGCCCGAACTGGAGAAGGCGCTCCTGCCGAAGTTTTTGCTAGGACGGATAGGACAGCCGGAGGATGCTGCGCGTTTGGCGTTGTTCTTGGCAAGCGACGAAGGGAAGTGGATTACAGGCCAGGTCATCAATTCGGAAGGTGGATTTTACCGATCGTAA
- a CDS encoding FadR/GntR family transcriptional regulator → MEKKEKISQKISRELLAMIEEGKFPPGSKLPTEMELSARFGVSRVPIREALSVLKAMGIITSQQGGGSYVEDIQPFSLIQHLNIHGGSAEGIKYLFEMRQILEPQAAYLAALRRTPEDLENMHKVLKLLEDDLSSDDKTGAESDFEFHRALIQATHNPVMIQTMESLSSLYKSALAITLKQNIGLKRKREIVYKEHQNIVLAIEAEEPELARVQCSIHLKNAEKKLFLLFNDDEGIE, encoded by the coding sequence ATGGAGAAGAAAGAGAAGATCTCGCAAAAAATATCACGTGAGCTGTTGGCAATGATTGAGGAAGGCAAGTTTCCGCCGGGCTCGAAGCTGCCCACGGAAATGGAGCTGAGCGCGAGATTCGGCGTGAGCAGGGTACCGATTCGCGAAGCGCTCAGTGTGCTGAAAGCGATGGGGATCATCACGTCGCAGCAAGGCGGCGGCAGCTATGTCGAGGATATTCAGCCGTTCTCATTGATTCAGCATTTGAACATACACGGGGGAAGCGCGGAAGGCATCAAATACTTGTTTGAAATGAGGCAAATCCTGGAGCCGCAAGCCGCCTATCTGGCCGCGCTGAGACGGACTCCCGAAGATCTGGAAAACATGCACAAGGTGCTGAAGCTCCTGGAGGACGACTTATCCTCGGATGACAAGACCGGTGCGGAATCCGACTTCGAATTTCACCGTGCCTTGATCCAGGCCACGCACAATCCCGTCATGATCCAAACGATGGAGAGCCTTTCCTCCCTGTACAAAAGCGCGCTGGCGATCACACTCAAGCAAAACATCGGGCTCAAACGAAAGCGGGAGATCGTGTACAAGGAGCACCAGAACATCGTCCTCGCCATCGAAGCGGAGGAACCGGAGCTGGCCCGTGTCCAGTGCTCCATTCATCTGAAAAATGCAGAGAAGAAGCTGTTCCTGCTGTTCAACGACGATGAAGGAATCGAGTGA
- a CDS encoding SRPBCC domain-containing protein, translating to MERKVVGQTASVGFQIGVRRTVPISPEQAWNEMMSIEGLSRWLGTVSSVTLEPKRTFQTEEGITGEFRIVKPSSQIRLTWKKPEWEKPSTLQIRFLSSDGVKTTVSFHQEHLRDQPVREEMKRRWEEVLHMMRERHA from the coding sequence ATGGAACGAAAGGTTGTCGGGCAAACCGCCTCGGTGGGCTTTCAAATCGGGGTGAGGAGGACGGTTCCCATATCCCCGGAACAAGCGTGGAACGAGATGATGTCTATCGAGGGCTTGAGCAGATGGCTGGGCACGGTGTCTTCGGTCACGCTGGAGCCCAAGCGCACGTTTCAAACGGAAGAGGGGATCACGGGGGAATTTCGAATTGTGAAGCCGTCTTCGCAAATTCGGCTGACCTGGAAAAAGCCGGAGTGGGAAAAGCCCAGTACGTTGCAAATTCGCTTCTTGAGCAGCGATGGCGTCAAAACGACTGTCAGCTTTCATCAGGAGCATTTGCGTGATCAACCTGTTCGGGAAGAGATGAAGCGGCGCTGGGAGGAAGTCCTGCACATGATGAGAGAAAGGCATGCCTGA
- a CDS encoding MBL fold metallo-hydrolase: MKVDILFEGFPGKSSRGFLGWSSCVLLRPDHGKPMLFDTAGFNERYALLSKLAKLGIDADEIGSVFISHFHFDHAVNYPLFSRAQFYLHEEEVSHVQKNGRADLAIPAEMYQALHGTGRLTLLAGSEGEVQGIPWRLTPGHTPGLCSLFFRQDGQNWVLASDAAKNRYELLSEKAAMTWDDDASTKSIQAIKAWADIVVTGHDGIIKIVRERGDVHLEPLTTPAVEITLPSEQNGEPAVISLKL, encoded by the coding sequence ATGAAAGTCGACATCTTGTTTGAAGGCTTCCCGGGCAAATCAAGCAGAGGGTTTTTGGGCTGGAGCAGCTGCGTCCTCCTTCGTCCTGACCACGGCAAACCGATGCTGTTCGATACGGCCGGATTTAACGAAAGGTACGCGCTGCTATCCAAGCTGGCTAAATTGGGAATTGACGCAGACGAAATTGGAAGCGTTTTTATCAGTCACTTCCACTTCGATCACGCCGTCAATTACCCCCTGTTTAGCCGGGCCCAGTTTTATCTGCACGAAGAGGAAGTTTCACACGTCCAAAAAAACGGCCGTGCCGATCTGGCTATTCCCGCTGAAATGTACCAGGCCTTGCACGGTACGGGGAGGCTGACGCTGCTCGCCGGCAGCGAAGGCGAGGTGCAAGGGATTCCGTGGCGTCTCACACCTGGACATACACCAGGACTGTGTTCGCTGTTTTTCAGGCAGGACGGCCAGAACTGGGTGCTGGCTTCTGACGCAGCCAAAAACAGGTATGAGCTGCTGAGCGAAAAAGCGGCCATGACCTGGGACGACGATGCGAGCACGAAGAGCATCCAGGCGATCAAGGCATGGGCAGACATCGTCGTAACGGGACATGACGGAATCATCAAAATAGTCCGAGAGAGGGGTGACGTACACCTCGAACCGCTGACAACCCCCGCCGTGGAGATCACGCTGCCTTCCGAGCAGAACGGGGAGCCCGCTGTCATCTCACTAAAGCTGTAG
- the lhgO gene encoding L-2-hydroxyglutarate oxidase, whose protein sequence is MYDFAVVGGGIVGLSTGMALYRRYPNAKVVVIEKEAALAEHQTGHNSGVIHSGIYYKPGSFKARFARQGSKSMTEFCQIHGIDHDICGKVIVATKPEELPLLENLYTRGLQNELAIQKITKEELKQIEPHVNGLAAIRVPMAGIVNYRQVSEKFGDIIREHGGEIRLETKVMNIREEADVVTVETNRGTVKARLVINCAGLHSDRVAAAAGYQTDMKIVPFRGEYFKLKPEKRYLVKNLIYPVPNPKFPFLGVHFTRMISGEVDAGPNAVLSFKREGYRKTDINLADLSEVLTYGGFWKLAGKFMKEGLEEYYRSFSKARFTASLQELIPEIQEDDLIPAPAGVRAQALKSDGNMVDDFHIIMGKRTVHVCNAPSPAATASIEIGKEIVSRIPEQTHLLAAAL, encoded by the coding sequence ATGTACGATTTTGCGGTCGTCGGCGGAGGGATCGTCGGTCTTTCTACCGGAATGGCTCTCTATCGACGCTATCCGAATGCGAAAGTCGTCGTCATCGAGAAAGAAGCGGCCCTGGCCGAGCATCAGACGGGCCACAACAGCGGGGTAATCCACTCCGGTATCTATTATAAGCCGGGTAGCTTCAAAGCCCGTTTTGCGCGGCAAGGAAGCAAGTCCATGACGGAATTTTGCCAGATCCACGGGATCGATCACGACATCTGCGGAAAGGTGATTGTCGCCACAAAGCCGGAAGAGCTGCCACTGCTCGAAAACCTGTACACCCGCGGTTTGCAAAACGAGCTCGCCATCCAAAAGATTACCAAGGAAGAACTGAAGCAGATCGAGCCGCACGTAAACGGACTGGCGGCCATCCGCGTGCCAATGGCGGGCATCGTGAACTACAGGCAGGTGAGCGAAAAGTTCGGTGACATCATCCGGGAGCACGGCGGAGAAATCCGCCTGGAAACCAAAGTCATGAACATCCGGGAAGAAGCGGACGTGGTCACCGTCGAGACGAACCGCGGTACGGTCAAGGCACGCTTGGTCATCAACTGTGCGGGCCTGCACAGCGACCGGGTGGCGGCGGCTGCGGGCTATCAAACCGACATGAAAATCGTGCCGTTCCGCGGCGAGTATTTCAAGCTCAAACCGGAAAAGCGGTACCTCGTAAAGAATTTGATTTACCCGGTGCCAAATCCGAAATTTCCGTTTCTTGGCGTCCACTTCACCCGGATGATCAGCGGAGAAGTGGATGCAGGCCCGAATGCAGTGCTCAGCTTCAAGCGGGAAGGCTATCGGAAAACGGACATCAATCTGGCGGATCTCTCGGAAGTGCTGACCTACGGCGGGTTTTGGAAGCTGGCCGGCAAGTTCATGAAGGAGGGGCTGGAAGAGTATTACCGTTCGTTCAGCAAAGCGCGCTTCACGGCCAGCCTCCAGGAGCTGATCCCGGAAATTCAGGAAGACGATCTGATCCCTGCGCCGGCCGGAGTCCGCGCACAAGCGTTGAAGAGCGACGGAAACATGGTCGACGATTTCCATATCATCATGGGAAAGCGCACCGTCCACGTCTGCAATGCTCCGTCTCCGGCAGCCACGGCTT
- a CDS encoding MFS transporter, which produces MEKIPQADMASRSVPWYREITSKQWKTLVAASTGWMLDAMDVTLYAMIIVYIMADLQMTQSTAGLLASLTLLSSAFGGLIFGMIADKKGRTTALMISMIVFSLFTALGGFSQSVTQLAVARLIVGLGMGGEWVAGAALITESWPAKHRGKAMGLVQGSWAIGYGLAAIIAGLVLPTFGWRGVFFVGIIPALFAIWVRLGTDEPDIWVEKQKEAEKTNTKEKGSLVKLFDKKVRRWTILGSVLSICAQFGYWGLFTWIPTYLATPVEKGGAGLDLMKQTSWIVIMQVGAWLGYVIFGLLADKIGRKITFILFFALAAVLVPLYGFTHDPGKLLLLGPLVAFFGSGYFSGFGAVLAELFPTAIRATGQGFCYNFGRAVAASAPFTIGVLATTMGLGVAFSITSVAFGLAAVLVLLFLPETKGKELV; this is translated from the coding sequence ATGGAAAAAATCCCTCAAGCGGATATGGCATCCCGCTCTGTCCCCTGGTACCGAGAAATTACGTCCAAACAATGGAAGACGCTGGTAGCCGCGAGCACCGGCTGGATGCTGGATGCGATGGACGTCACCCTGTATGCCATGATTATCGTGTACATCATGGCTGACCTGCAAATGACGCAGTCCACCGCTGGATTGCTGGCATCTCTCACCCTTCTGAGCTCGGCCTTCGGCGGTCTCATCTTCGGGATGATCGCCGATAAAAAAGGAAGAACGACCGCACTCATGATTAGCATGATAGTCTTTTCCTTGTTTACGGCACTCGGCGGCTTTTCCCAGTCCGTCACGCAGCTGGCCGTCGCCCGTCTGATCGTCGGCCTGGGCATGGGCGGCGAATGGGTAGCGGGAGCCGCACTCATCACCGAAAGCTGGCCGGCCAAGCACCGCGGCAAAGCCATGGGCTTGGTACAAGGCTCCTGGGCGATCGGCTACGGGCTCGCTGCCATCATCGCCGGGCTCGTCCTTCCGACGTTTGGCTGGCGCGGCGTGTTCTTTGTCGGGATCATTCCCGCTCTGTTTGCGATCTGGGTACGCCTCGGAACGGACGAGCCCGACATTTGGGTAGAAAAGCAAAAAGAAGCCGAAAAGACGAACACCAAAGAAAAAGGCAGCCTCGTCAAGCTGTTTGATAAAAAAGTTCGGCGCTGGACCATTCTCGGCTCTGTCCTGAGTATCTGTGCCCAGTTTGGGTACTGGGGACTCTTTACCTGGATCCCGACATACCTGGCTACCCCTGTGGAAAAGGGAGGCGCCGGACTGGATCTCATGAAGCAGACGAGCTGGATCGTCATCATGCAGGTCGGAGCATGGCTCGGGTACGTGATCTTCGGCCTTTTGGCGGACAAAATCGGCCGAAAAATCACGTTTATCCTGTTCTTTGCCTTGGCGGCGGTCCTCGTCCCTCTGTACGGCTTCACTCATGATCCAGGCAAGCTGCTCTTGCTCGGTCCGCTGGTAGCCTTTTTCGGATCCGGATACTTCAGCGGTTTCGGGGCCGTGCTTGCGGAGCTCTTTCCGACCGCGATCCGGGCGACAGGCCAGGGATTCTGCTACAACTTCGGCAGGGCCGTCGCCGCATCCGCCCCGTTCACGATCGGCGTCCTCGCCACCACGATGGGACTCGGTGTCGCATTCAGCATTACTTCCGTCGCTTTCGGGCTGGCTGCGGTCCTCGTTCTGCTGTTCCTCCCTGAAACCAAAGGAAAAGAGCTCGTCTGA
- a CDS encoding FAD-linked oxidase C-terminal domain-containing protein: MNWKALTADHLTEIKSIVATGRVLTDESDRYSYSFDGSFGTFLPDVVIQTKSVQELAALVKLANREKIPVYPRGQSTSLSGGPLPVKGGMVFDLSVMNDVLEIHEEDLVAVVSPGVLTAEIHKAAEQKGLMYPPDPSSSHVSTIGGNLAENSGGPRGLKYGVTKDYVIGLEVITPEGEIIQTGGRTVKNVTGYDLTKLIVGSEGTLGIITKAVLRLIPKPQQTATLMAIFDSLVDAGSAISKILSSGILPSKMELLDQASMTAVEQYEPLGLPVDAAALILIELDGHPLALREEAQQAAELSRAVGAREVRIAKDKKEEAELWRARKLVSPAIVRIKPTKISEDATVPRSKIPEMCERLQAIRERYGIHLVVFGHAGDGNLHPNIICDKSDPDEMRRVEQAVAEIFKAAVELGGTLSGEHGIGTMKAPFMEMELGACGLDMMKRIKQAWDPNQIMNPGKIFPEPGQKLELS, from the coding sequence ATGAACTGGAAAGCGTTGACGGCCGACCATCTGACGGAAATCAAGTCGATCGTCGCCACTGGCAGAGTGCTGACAGATGAGAGCGATCGATACAGCTATTCGTTCGACGGATCATTCGGCACGTTTTTGCCGGACGTCGTCATCCAGACGAAAAGCGTCCAGGAGCTCGCAGCGCTGGTAAAGCTCGCAAACCGGGAGAAGATTCCGGTTTATCCGCGCGGCCAATCGACCAGCTTGAGCGGCGGTCCACTCCCGGTAAAAGGCGGGATGGTCTTCGATCTGTCCGTCATGAACGACGTCCTGGAAATACACGAGGAGGACCTGGTAGCGGTCGTTTCCCCAGGCGTGCTTACAGCGGAGATCCATAAAGCCGCCGAGCAAAAAGGTCTCATGTACCCGCCGGACCCGAGCAGCTCCCATGTGTCTACCATCGGCGGGAATTTGGCGGAAAATTCGGGCGGTCCCAGGGGGCTCAAATACGGGGTCACGAAAGACTACGTCATCGGCCTGGAGGTCATCACTCCCGAAGGGGAAATCATCCAGACAGGCGGCAGAACAGTCAAGAATGTAACCGGTTACGATCTGACCAAGCTGATCGTCGGGTCGGAGGGCACCCTCGGCATCATCACGAAAGCGGTGCTGCGCCTGATCCCCAAACCGCAGCAAACTGCCACGCTGATGGCGATTTTCGACTCACTCGTGGATGCGGGGAGCGCGATCTCCAAAATTTTGTCCTCGGGAATTCTGCCCTCCAAAATGGAGCTGCTGGATCAGGCTTCGATGACCGCTGTCGAGCAGTACGAGCCGCTCGGCTTGCCGGTGGATGCCGCGGCGCTCATCCTGATCGAGCTGGACGGGCATCCGCTGGCTTTGCGTGAGGAAGCCCAGCAGGCAGCCGAGCTGAGTCGGGCGGTCGGAGCCAGGGAAGTGCGCATCGCCAAAGACAAAAAGGAGGAGGCCGAGCTGTGGCGGGCTCGCAAGCTCGTTTCGCCGGCCATCGTCAGGATCAAGCCGACGAAAATTTCCGAGGACGCTACGGTTCCGCGCAGCAAGATTCCGGAAATGTGCGAGCGGCTGCAGGCCATCCGAGAAAGGTACGGGATTCATCTGGTCGTGTTTGGACATGCGGGGGACGGCAATTTGCATCCGAACATCATCTGCGACAAGTCCGACCCGGATGAAATGAGACGGGTCGAGCAAGCGGTTGCGGAGATTTTCAAAGCGGCGGTCGAGCTTGGGGGCACACTGTCCGGCGAGCACGGCATAGGCACGATGAAGGCTCCCTTCATGGAGATGGAGCTCGGCGCCTGCGGCCTGGATATGATGAAGCGGATCAAACAAGCATGGGACCCCAATCAGATCATGAACCCCGGGAAAATCTTTCCCGAGCCGGGGCAAAAATTGGAGTTGAGTTAG
- a CDS encoding (Fe-S)-binding protein: protein MEPTRQALREELLYDKTNKCVQCGYCLPVCPTYTTFGKETHSPRGRINLVKMVGEGRISDLSVLEEPFDLCLGCRACETACPTGVEYGAILEATRAAIVRRKRFTVPVRLLRKAMLKKVFPSRKLMNLAGHSMWLYEKSGLQTALRRSGVAEKLPYNLGAFEAIVPRAVSPGERGSAAAHVRSRKEKKYTVAFFTGCIMDAMFHRINRLSIQLLAEAGCDVLVVPNQTCCGALHAHAGEMEEARELAKRNIEAFEASQADFVVNNAGGCGAMLVEYGHLLAEDDAWRERAAAFSAKSRDISQILAECGVPQLAPRANERVTYQRSCHMTNVQKVTREPVELIKSIPGIQYIEMEQAEMCCGSAGIYNIVHYDASMQILDEKMKQAKKTDASVIITTNPGCLLQMKLGVEREGLSGSVRVLHLVEYLAEAAGITASSDK, encoded by the coding sequence GTGGAGCCAACGCGCCAAGCACTTAGGGAAGAGCTTCTTTACGACAAAACAAACAAATGCGTCCAATGCGGCTACTGCCTGCCGGTATGTCCTACGTACACGACGTTTGGAAAAGAGACGCACTCGCCGCGCGGCAGGATCAATCTGGTCAAAATGGTCGGGGAGGGTAGGATTTCCGATCTGTCTGTTCTGGAGGAACCCTTCGACTTGTGCCTGGGCTGCAGGGCTTGCGAAACGGCCTGCCCGACCGGCGTGGAATACGGTGCCATCCTGGAAGCGACCCGGGCTGCGATCGTGAGGCGCAAGCGTTTTACCGTACCCGTCCGCCTTCTGCGCAAGGCCATGCTGAAAAAGGTGTTCCCGAGCAGAAAGCTGATGAATCTCGCGGGTCACTCGATGTGGCTGTACGAGAAAAGCGGACTGCAAACAGCGCTGCGCAGGTCGGGAGTGGCCGAAAAGCTGCCTTATAACCTGGGAGCGTTCGAGGCGATCGTGCCAAGAGCCGTATCTCCTGGGGAAAGAGGAAGCGCCGCCGCCCATGTGCGATCCCGAAAGGAAAAGAAGTACACGGTGGCCTTTTTTACGGGATGTATTATGGATGCCATGTTTCACCGCATCAACCGGCTCTCGATCCAGCTGCTGGCCGAAGCGGGGTGCGACGTGCTCGTCGTGCCGAACCAGACGTGCTGCGGCGCTCTGCACGCTCACGCTGGCGAGATGGAGGAAGCAAGGGAGCTCGCCAAGCGGAATATCGAGGCGTTTGAGGCGTCACAGGCGGATTTCGTGGTCAACAATGCGGGCGGATGCGGCGCGATGCTGGTGGAATACGGGCATTTGCTTGCGGAGGACGACGCGTGGAGAGAGCGGGCGGCTGCCTTTTCCGCCAAGTCGAGAGACATCAGTCAAATTCTCGCAGAGTGCGGCGTGCCACAGCTGGCTCCTCGGGCGAATGAACGCGTGACATACCAGCGGTCCTGCCACATGACGAACGTACAGAAGGTGACGAGGGAACCGGTAGAGCTGATCAAGTCTATTCCAGGAATCCAGTACATCGAGATGGAGCAGGCGGAGATGTGCTGCGGTTCGGCCGGCATCTACAACATCGTCCATTACGATGCATCCATGCAGATCTTGGATGAAAAGATGAAGCAGGCGAAGAAGACGGATGCGTCAGTCATCATCACGACGAATCCCGGCTGCCTGCTGCAAATGAAGCTGGGCGTGGAGCGGGAAGGCTTGAGCGGATCCGTGCGCGTCCTGCACCTGGTCGAATACCTGGCGGAGGCGGCGGGGATCACGGCATCCAGCGATAAGTAG
- a CDS encoding pyridoxamine 5'-phosphate oxidase family protein, with amino-acid sequence MAKLFSEISPEHKAFIERQRIFFVGSAPLDADGHVNLSPKGYDVLRILSPTEVAYLDLTGSGNETSAHLAENGRITIMFMALEGAPMILRLYGKGRVILPGTSEWEDMAGHFELLPGARQIIAVSLHAVKTSCGFSVPYFSYTGERDTLQKWATAKGEDGLAAYHREKNCTSMDGIPTPLGRQLAGSPDSLV; translated from the coding sequence ATGGCTAAGCTGTTTTCGGAAATTTCGCCTGAGCATAAAGCCTTCATCGAACGTCAGCGCATCTTTTTCGTTGGGTCTGCGCCATTGGATGCGGATGGGCACGTCAATTTGTCCCCCAAAGGGTATGATGTGCTGCGGATTTTATCTCCCACCGAAGTCGCATATCTGGACCTGACTGGAAGCGGAAACGAAACGAGCGCCCACCTGGCGGAAAACGGGCGCATCACGATCATGTTCATGGCTCTTGAAGGGGCGCCCATGATCTTGCGGCTGTACGGCAAAGGCCGTGTCATTTTGCCGGGCACATCCGAGTGGGAAGATATGGCGGGCCATTTCGAGCTGCTGCCAGGGGCTCGGCAAATCATTGCAGTTTCCTTGCACGCGGTGAAGACGTCCTGCGGCTTCAGCGTTCCCTACTTTTCCTACACAGGGGAACGCGACACCCTGCAAAAATGGGCGACCGCCAAAGGAGAAGACGGACTGGCTGCCTATCATCGGGAGAAGAACTGCACCAGCATGGATGGCATCCCCACGCCACTGGGGCGGCAGCTCGCAGGCTCCCCCGACTCTCTCGTCTGA